A single genomic interval of Arctopsyche grandis isolate Sample6627 chromosome 8, ASM5162203v2, whole genome shotgun sequence harbors:
- the LOC143915441 gene encoding facilitated trehalose transporter Tret1-like, whose protein sequence is MVDYNRHNIYSIFVIFTNAIAFTSLGGAISWASPSMVKLLNPNSPISIDNSQASWVGSFLAIGAIAAALPYTYFFNTVGRKWLITSIATSYLIGWIMLLFSTTVTTLCIGRFLIGMAVGPTYGVIPTYLAEIVGKQVRGTSMVILVISRSVGSLVQYIVGPAVSLQALNLISMIFPTVFFTCTFMLPETPYYLIGANKEKEAESVLMKLRGARSSDDIKEEFMDIKKCLQENPKMGYQDLLKEVSTLKTVKVIAIIAISVFAHQFCGVSAITVYMETIYINMKSPIAPNVAVIVTEIVADITVLITLMIIDKVGRKPLLFFASLTGIIANVLIGLFFFLKSKGIFSDQYGWLGLFGMLLIHIGEAMGLASVPVLVMSEVMSFSLKGWLSGFYQIVQGIYNAVSIKLFQILNDDAAPYYAYWMYATCIFLALSYLMVYMPETKQKSLREIQHMLSNENYEKNDEDHPLNQVTKCKKEIA, encoded by the exons ATGGTGGACTATAATAgacataatatttattcaatcttTGTTATTTTCACGA ATGCTATAGCATTTACTTCCCTCGGTGGAGCGATTTCATGGGCCTCACCTTCTATGGTCAAATTACTGAATCCCAACTCTCCAATTTCCATAGATAATTCCCAAGCATCATGGGTCGGATCTTTCTTGGCAATTGGAGCCATCGCAGCCGCATTACCTTACACCTACTTCTTCAACACGGTGGGTAGAAAGTGGTTGATTACTTCAATAGCGACGTCGTATTTGATTGGATGGATTATGTTGCTTTTTTCGACAACCGTCACTACACTCTGCATTGGGAGATTCTTGATCGGAATGGCCGTCGGTCCAACTTATGGTGTAATTCCTACGTACTTGGCCGAAATTGTGGGGAAGCAAGTTAGAGGAACTTCTATGGTGATTTTGGTGATATCACGATCTGTTGGCAGCCTAGTGCAGTACATTGTAGGACCCGCAGTGTCATTACAAGCTCTTAACctaatttcaatgatttttccCACCGTATTTTTCACGTGTACCTTTATGTTGCCGGAGACACCCTACTATTTGATAGGCGCAAACAAAGAAAAGGAAGCGGAGAGCGTTTTGATGAAGTTGAGGGGCGCTAGAAGTTCTGACGATATCAAAGAAGAGTTCATGGACATCAAAAAGTGTCTTCAAGAGAATCCTAAAATGGGATACCAAGATCTGTTAAAGGAAGTTTCAACCCTCAAGACAGTGAAGGTGATTGCTATTATAGCCATATCAGTATTTGCTCATCAGTTTTGTGGTGTCAGTGCTATTACAGTTTACATGGaaaccatatatataaatatgaaatcacCTATTGCTCCTAATGTGGCAGTTATTGTGACTGAAATCGTAGCCGACATCACAGTATTAATAACTTTGATGATCATCGACAAAGTTGGAAGAAAGCCGCTACTGTTCTTCGCATCTCTGACGGGTATAATTGCCAATGTGCTCATCGGCCTGTTCTTCTTTTTGAAATCGAAGGGGATTTTCAGCGATCAATACGGTTGGTTGGGCTTGTTCGGAATGTTGCTCATACACATAGGTGAAGCCATGGGATTAGCGTCTGTGCCAGTGCTTGTTATGAGTGAAGTCATGTCATTTAGTCTCAAAGGGTGGCTTTCGGGATTTTATCAGATTGTTCAAGGGATTTACAACGCTGTATCTATAAAATTGTTCCAAATATTGAACGACGATGCGGCACCGTATTACGCTTATTGGATGTATGCCACGTGCATTTTTTTGGCACTCTCGTATTTAATGGTCTATATGCCGGAAACCAAGCAGAAATCTTTGAGAGAAATACAGCACATGTtatcaaatgaaaattatgagaAGAACGACGAAGACCACCCTCTTAATCAAGTAACTAAATGTAAAAAAGAAATTGCATAA
- the LOC143915847 gene encoding facilitated trehalose transporter Tret1-like, whose protein sequence is MSLGSLMGWTSPSLEKLSSKDSHIPLNSSQLSWVASLVGIGGPMAAIPCAYLLNKIGRKPVILGAALAHLSGWVTLIFATEAAHLYLGRFLLGAAAGSTYCSLPLYIGEMVDPKIRGTVLTFMLMCHSMITLVSFVVGSLVSFKTFNMISAISPVLMLIAFTFAPETPFFLMRKGRKDEAVKCLMMLKGSTDASDVNSDVKNIEKFLEDSNKCNFAQSLRQLMEPKSTKAVIIVTVLLMGQQFSGVSAIVMYMSMMFDTLDLPISSMYVIALSELLSGFSILISSVTVDRFGRKPLFALSSLICIGSHIMVGLFFFFKYTNLIGNEYSLIVMFGVFLLRIGYELGLGPVPTVVISEILSFNVKGIVSAYFAFIQGITLAVAAKMYQIITDSVGQHCVHWIFSSCTLLSAVFIIFYMPETKNKTFLEIQEDLDSDKEEEKFKSPEKIYSIDVYRVKEAT, encoded by the coding sequence ATGAGCTTAGGCTCTCTCATGGGATGGACCAGTCCTTCATTGGAAAAGCTATCATCAAAAGATTCACATATTCCTCTCAACAGTAGCCAGCTGTCATGGGTTGCGTCTCTGGTCGGAATAGGCGGTCCCATGGCTGCCATACCCTGTGCCtatttactaaataaaataGGTAGAAAACCGGTGATATTGGGAGCAGCTTTGGCCCATTTGTCTGGGTGGGTTACGTTAATCTTTGCCACCGAAGCTGCCCATCTGTACTTGGGGAGATTCTTGCTGGGAGCGGCGGCCGGAAGCACATATTGCTCACTTCCGCTCTACATCGGGGAAATGGTCGATCCAAAGATTCGAGGCACAGTTTTGACTTTTATGCTAATGTGTCACTCAATGATAACCTTAGTTTCGTTCGTGGTCGGATCACTAGTGTCATTTAAAACGTTCAATATGATATCGGCTATCTCTCCGGTGCTTATGTTAATCGCTTTTACGTTTGCGCCCGAAACTCCTTTCTTCCTGATGAGAAAAGGCAGAAAAGATGAAGCCGTTAAGTGCTTGATGATGCTCAAAGGTTCTACAGATGCCAGCGATGTTAACAGTgatgttaaaaacattgaaaagtTCTTAGAAGATAGTAACAAATGCAACTTTGCACAATCGTTGCGGCAGTTGATGGAACCCAAGTCTACAAAAGCGGTCATCATAGTCACAGTACTTTTAATGGGTCAACAATTCAGTGGTGTCTCAGCAATTGTCATGTATATGAGTATGATGTTTGATACTTTAGATCTACCCATATCATCGATGTACGTCATAGCCTTGTCTGAATTATTAAGTGGATTTTCGATACTCATTTCCAGTGTTACCGTCGATCGTTTCGGAAGAAAACCTCTATTTGCTCTGTCATCTTTGATATGTATAGGCTCTCATATTATGGTTGGActgtttttctttttcaaatatACCAACTTGATCGGAAATGAATATTCTTTGATTGTAATGTTTGGTGTATTTCTATTAAGAATCGGTTACGAATTAGGCTTGGGTCCAGTGCCCACTGTAGTCATCAGCGAGATTTTGTCTTTTAATGTGAAAGGTATAGTAAGTGCTTATTTTGCATTCATCCAGGGAATAACTTTAGCCGTAGCTGcaaaaatgtatcaaataatCACAGACAGCGTGGGTCAGCATTGTGTACATTGGATTTTTTCTTCGTGCACGTTGCTTTCTgcagtatttattattttttacatgccGGAAACAAAAAATAAGACATTCCTTGAAATTCAAGAGGATCTTGATAGTGATAAAGAGGAGGAAAAATTTAAATCTccagaaaaaatatattcaatcgaTGTATATCGAGTGAAAGAAGCCACTtag